Proteins encoded in a region of the Mycobacterium branderi genome:
- a CDS encoding wax ester/triacylglycerol synthase family O-acyltransferase, which yields MAESVDAAGLPTALGAVDYLLHRGEANPRTRSGIMALEILDTTPDWERFRTRFEHASRRVLRLRQKVVVPTLPTAAPRWVVDPDFNLDFHVRRLRVAEPGTLRQVFDLAEVMLQSPLDIARPLWTATLIDGLADGRAATLLHLSHAVTDGVGSVEMFAHIYDLERDPPPGPPPPQPIPQDLSPTDLMREGLNHLPEAVVDGVRGALWGAASMVGRAVLRPASTVAGALSYARSSVRVVSRAAEPSPLLRRRSLATRTEAIDIPLSDLHRAAKAGGGSINDAYLAGLCGALGRYHEALGVPIATLPMAVPVNLRAESDPAGGNRFTGVNLAAPVGTADPVARMRKIRAQMTQRRDEPAMDVIGSIAPVLSVLPAPLLESMTGSVVASDVQASNVPVYPGDTYLAGAKVLRQYGIGPLPGVAMMAVLISRGGYCTITTRYDRAAVRHEDLWARCLLEGFDEILALAGEPAPHPVPASFDAEAPNTSTRSVSGSCAPATMQSEAMRRSGAE from the coding sequence GTGGCTGAGTCCGTCGACGCGGCGGGGTTGCCCACCGCGCTCGGCGCGGTCGACTATCTGCTGCACCGTGGGGAAGCCAACCCGCGGACCCGCTCGGGCATCATGGCCCTGGAAATCCTCGACACCACGCCGGACTGGGAGCGGTTCCGGACCCGTTTCGAACACGCGTCGCGGCGGGTGTTGCGGCTGCGCCAGAAGGTGGTCGTGCCGACGCTGCCGACCGCCGCGCCGCGCTGGGTGGTGGATCCCGACTTCAACCTGGACTTTCATGTGCGACGGCTGCGCGTCGCCGAACCCGGCACGCTGCGCCAGGTATTCGACCTGGCCGAGGTGATGCTGCAGTCGCCCCTGGACATCGCCCGGCCGTTGTGGACGGCCACCTTGATCGACGGCCTGGCCGACGGCAGGGCCGCGACGCTGTTGCACCTGAGCCACGCCGTCACCGATGGTGTTGGCAGCGTGGAGATGTTCGCCCACATCTACGACCTGGAGCGTGATCCGCCGCCCGGACCGCCACCGCCGCAACCCATTCCACAGGATTTGTCCCCCACCGACCTGATGCGCGAGGGTCTCAACCACCTGCCCGAGGCCGTGGTCGACGGGGTTCGGGGCGCGCTGTGGGGCGCGGCGTCCATGGTGGGCCGGGCGGTGCTGCGGCCTGCGTCCACGGTGGCCGGCGCGCTGAGCTATGCCCGCTCCAGCGTGCGGGTGGTGAGCCGGGCCGCCGAGCCGTCGCCGCTGCTGCGCCGGCGCAGCCTGGCCACCCGCACCGAGGCCATCGACATCCCGCTGTCCGACCTGCACCGGGCCGCCAAGGCCGGCGGTGGGTCGATCAACGACGCCTATTTGGCCGGGCTGTGTGGTGCGCTGGGCCGCTACCACGAAGCGCTCGGCGTGCCGATTGCGACGCTGCCGATGGCGGTGCCGGTGAACCTGCGGGCCGAATCCGATCCGGCCGGCGGTAACCGGTTCACCGGCGTCAACCTGGCCGCGCCGGTGGGCACCGCCGATCCGGTGGCCCGGATGCGCAAAATCCGCGCCCAGATGACGCAGCGCCGCGACGAACCGGCGATGGACGTCATCGGTTCGATCGCACCGGTGCTCAGCGTGTTGCCGGCACCGTTGCTCGAGTCGATGACCGGCTCGGTGGTGGCATCGGACGTGCAGGCCAGCAATGTGCCGGTCTATCCGGGCGATACCTACCTCGCCGGGGCAAAAGTCTTGCGGCAGTATGGAATTGGACCATTGCCGGGCGTAGCGATGATGGCGGTGCTGATCTCTCGCGGCGGGTACTGCACCATCACTACCCGCTACGACCGGGCCGCGGTGCGCCATGAGGATTTGTGGGCCCGATGCCTGCTGGAGGGTTTCGACGAGATCCTCGCGCTGGCCGGCGAACCCGCGCCGCACCCGGTGCCCGCGTCGTTCGACGCCGAGGCGCCGAACACGTCGACCCGATCGGTGTCCGGCTCATGCGCGCCGGCGACGATGCAGAGCGAAGCGATGCGGAGGAGCGGCGCCGAATGA
- a CDS encoding HAD-IB family hydrolase/lysophospholipid acyltransferase family protein, producing MTATEERKQPRDLRLPGSVAEIMASPPGPKIGAFFDLDGTLVAGFTGVILTQERFRRREMGVGELIGMIQAGLNHQLGRIEFEELILKASSALRGRPLSDMEEIGERLFAQKIESRIYPEMRELVRAHLARGHTVVLSSSALTLQVEPVARFLGIPNTLTNKFETDENGILTGKVVKPILWGPGKAAAVQQFAAEHGIDLKDSYFYADGDEDVALMYLVGNPRPTNPEGKMAAVARRRGWPILRFTSRGSVGITGQLRTLAGIGSMVPVAAGALGIGLLTRSRRRGVNFFTSTWSQLLLAASGVHLNVIGTENLTAQRPAVFIFNHRNQADPVITAALVRDNWIGVGKKELASDPIMGTLGKLLDTVFIDRDDPTAAVESLHEVEERAKRGLSIVIAPEGTRVDTTTVGPFKKGPFRIAMAAGIPIVPIVIRNAEIVAARNSTTMNPGTVDVAVFPPISVSNWTVDTLPDRIAEVRQLYLDTLADWPVDQLPDAALYTRVTKAPPRKRATKKAAKAPAKKAAKTQPRPKGRS from the coding sequence ATGACCGCCACGGAAGAACGCAAGCAGCCGCGCGACCTTCGGCTGCCCGGATCGGTTGCCGAGATCATGGCCAGCCCGCCCGGCCCCAAGATCGGGGCGTTCTTCGACCTGGACGGAACTCTGGTCGCGGGTTTCACCGGCGTCATCCTCACCCAGGAACGCTTCCGGCGTCGCGAGATGGGCGTCGGTGAGCTGATCGGCATGATCCAGGCCGGCCTGAATCATCAACTCGGACGTATCGAATTCGAGGAGCTCATCCTCAAGGCGTCGTCGGCGCTGCGCGGTCGTCCGCTATCGGATATGGAGGAAATCGGCGAGCGGTTGTTCGCGCAGAAAATCGAGAGCCGGATCTACCCGGAAATGCGGGAGTTGGTGCGCGCCCACCTTGCTCGCGGCCACACCGTAGTGCTCAGCTCGTCCGCGCTGACGCTGCAGGTCGAGCCCGTGGCGCGCTTCCTCGGCATCCCCAACACGCTGACCAACAAGTTCGAAACCGACGAGAACGGGATCCTCACCGGCAAGGTGGTCAAGCCGATCCTGTGGGGGCCGGGCAAGGCGGCGGCCGTGCAGCAGTTCGCCGCCGAGCACGGTATCGACTTGAAGGACAGCTACTTCTACGCCGACGGCGACGAGGACGTCGCGTTGATGTACCTGGTCGGCAACCCCCGCCCGACCAACCCCGAAGGCAAGATGGCTGCGGTCGCCCGCCGTCGTGGCTGGCCGATTCTGCGTTTCACCAGCCGCGGCAGCGTCGGAATCACCGGACAATTACGGACTTTGGCCGGTATCGGCTCGATGGTTCCGGTCGCCGCCGGTGCGCTGGGGATCGGCCTGCTGACCCGAAGTCGTCGCCGGGGCGTGAACTTCTTCACCTCCACCTGGTCGCAGCTCCTGCTCGCCGCCAGCGGCGTGCACCTCAACGTGATCGGCACGGAGAATCTGACCGCGCAACGCCCGGCCGTGTTCATCTTCAATCACCGCAACCAGGCCGACCCGGTGATCACCGCCGCACTGGTGCGCGACAACTGGATTGGCGTAGGCAAGAAGGAATTGGCGAGCGACCCGATCATGGGCACGCTCGGCAAGCTGCTGGACACCGTCTTCATCGACCGCGACGATCCGACGGCCGCGGTGGAGTCGCTGCACGAGGTCGAAGAGCGCGCGAAAAGGGGACTGTCGATCGTGATCGCCCCCGAGGGCACCCGGGTGGACACCACCACCGTCGGGCCCTTCAAGAAGGGGCCGTTCCGCATCGCGATGGCCGCCGGAATTCCGATCGTGCCGATCGTAATCCGCAACGCGGAGATCGTCGCCGCGCGAAACTCCACCACGATGAATCCGGGCACGGTGGATGTCGCTGTGTTCCCGCCGATTTCCGTCAGCAACTGGACTGTCGACACGTTGCCGGACCGGATTGCCGAAGTGCGCCAACTGTATTTGGACACGTTGGCCGACTGGCCGGTCGACCAGCTGCCCGATGCCGCCCTGTATACCCGGGTGACCAAAGCGCCGCCGCGTAAACGCGCCACCAAGAAGGCCGCCAAGGCGCCGGCGAAAAAGGCCGCCAAGACGCAACCCAGGCCGAAGGGCCGATCGTGA
- a CDS encoding glycerol-3-phosphate 1-O-acyltransferase produces MRKPGAEIGTFTTTDDTLVLASISSPVEAELVSEWLEQQRKRYPDTKIDILQLPPRNAEPAALAQLVVQLEADEDRSIVPVRVFWLPRAGASALSRVVALLPGRDPYHPNERQQRHVVRSEPSRARVVAGEPAKVSELRQQWRDLTVGENPRDFAHFVTRRAILALERAEYRILGPQYKSPRLVKPEILASARFRAGLEKIPGASLEEAGKMLDELATGWSRVSVDLVSVLGRLLSRGFDPEIDYDEYQVAAMRAALETHPAVLLFSHRSYIDGAVMPVAMQENRLPPVHVFAGINLAFGVMGPLLRRSGVIFIRRNIGDNPLYKYVLKEYVGYVVEKRFNLSWSIEGTRSRTGKMLPPKLGLMSYVADAYLDGRSDDILLQGVSISFDQLHETAEYAAYARGAEKKAEGVGWLYNFIKAQGERSYGKIYVRFPEAVSMRQYLGPAGGPTATDPAAKRLALQKMSFEVAWRILRATPVNATGLVSALLLTTHGVALTLGQLHHTLQDSLDYLERKQTPVTTSALRLRTPEGVRAAVDALSNGHPVTRVDGGREPVWRIAPEDEHAAAFYRNSVIHAFLETSIVELALAYARRAEGDRVEAFWSQAMRLRDLLKFDFYFADSASFRANLAEEMAWHADWEAHVGAGGDEIDAILYAKRPLMSDAMLRVFFEAYEIVADVLRDAPADIGEKELTQLALGVGRQYVAQGRVSSSEPVSTLLFATARQVVADQHLLEPAPDLAERRTAFRSELRSILRDFDHVAQVARKQFIAREVAARRAAR; encoded by the coding sequence GTGAGGAAGCCGGGCGCCGAGATCGGCACATTCACCACCACCGACGACACGCTGGTGCTGGCGTCTATTTCTTCTCCGGTCGAGGCGGAGCTGGTCTCGGAGTGGCTGGAGCAGCAACGAAAGAGATACCCGGACACCAAGATCGACATACTGCAGTTGCCGCCGCGTAATGCCGAGCCGGCCGCGCTGGCACAACTCGTCGTGCAGTTGGAGGCCGACGAGGACCGCTCGATCGTGCCGGTGCGGGTGTTCTGGCTGCCGCGTGCCGGCGCGTCCGCGCTGAGCAGAGTGGTGGCGCTGCTGCCGGGACGCGACCCCTACCACCCCAACGAGCGTCAGCAGCGCCACGTGGTGCGCTCCGAGCCGTCCCGGGCCCGAGTGGTGGCCGGGGAGCCGGCGAAGGTCTCCGAGCTACGGCAGCAGTGGCGCGACCTCACTGTTGGCGAAAACCCCAGGGACTTCGCGCATTTCGTCACACGCAGGGCCATCTTGGCGCTGGAACGCGCCGAATACCGGATCCTGGGCCCGCAATACAAGTCCCCGCGGCTGGTGAAGCCGGAGATCTTGGCCTCCGCGCGATTCCGCGCCGGCCTGGAGAAGATCCCGGGGGCCTCCCTCGAGGAAGCCGGCAAGATGCTCGACGAGCTGGCCACCGGCTGGAGCCGAGTGTCGGTGGACCTGGTGTCGGTGCTGGGCCGGTTGCTCAGCCGGGGCTTCGACCCCGAAATCGACTACGACGAATACCAAGTGGCGGCGATGCGCGCAGCGCTCGAGACTCATCCGGCAGTGCTGCTCTTTTCGCACCGGTCCTACATCGACGGTGCGGTCATGCCGGTCGCCATGCAGGAGAACCGGCTGCCGCCGGTGCATGTGTTCGCCGGCATCAACCTGGCGTTCGGAGTGATGGGTCCGCTGCTGCGCCGCTCCGGCGTCATCTTCATTCGACGCAACATCGGCGACAACCCACTCTACAAATACGTGCTCAAGGAGTACGTGGGCTATGTCGTCGAGAAGCGGTTCAACTTGAGCTGGTCCATCGAGGGCACCCGCTCCCGCACCGGCAAGATGTTGCCGCCCAAGCTGGGCCTGATGAGCTATGTGGCCGACGCCTACCTGGACGGCCGCAGCGATGACATTCTGCTGCAAGGTGTTTCGATCAGCTTCGACCAGCTGCACGAGACGGCCGAATACGCGGCCTATGCGCGGGGCGCGGAGAAGAAGGCCGAGGGCGTCGGCTGGCTGTACAACTTCATCAAGGCCCAAGGCGAGCGCAGCTACGGCAAGATTTACGTCCGCTTCCCCGAGGCAGTCTCGATGCGGCAGTACCTTGGTCCGGCGGGCGGCCCGACAGCCACCGATCCGGCCGCCAAACGTCTTGCGCTGCAAAAGATGTCGTTCGAGGTTGCGTGGCGCATTCTGCGGGCCACGCCGGTGAACGCCACGGGTCTGGTGTCGGCGCTGTTGCTGACCACGCACGGAGTGGCGTTGACCCTGGGCCAGCTGCACCACACATTGCAGGATTCGCTGGACTACCTGGAACGCAAGCAAACCCCGGTGACCACCAGTGCGTTGCGGCTGCGCACACCCGAGGGCGTCCGCGCTGCGGTGGACGCGCTGTCCAACGGCCATCCGGTCACCCGGGTCGACGGCGGGCGAGAACCGGTGTGGCGCATCGCGCCCGAGGACGAGCACGCTGCGGCGTTCTACCGCAACTCGGTGATCCACGCGTTTCTGGAAACCTCGATCGTCGAGCTGGCGCTGGCATATGCCCGACGCGCCGAGGGCGATCGAGTGGAAGCCTTCTGGTCGCAGGCCATGCGGCTTCGCGACCTTCTGAAATTCGACTTCTACTTCGCCGATTCGGCGTCGTTCCGGGCCAACCTCGCCGAAGAGATGGCCTGGCACGCCGATTGGGAAGCCCACGTCGGCGCGGGCGGCGACGAAATCGACGCGATCCTGTACGCCAAACGTCCGCTGATGTCGGATGCGATGCTGCGGGTGTTCTTCGAGGCCTACGAGATCGTCGCCGACGTGCTGCGCGACGCCCCGGCCGACATCGGCGAAAAGGAACTGACCCAGTTGGCGCTCGGCGTCGGTCGGCAGTACGTCGCGCAGGGCCGGGTGAGCAGCAGCGAGCCGGTGTCCACGCTGCTGTTCGCGACGGCACGCCAAGTGGTCGCCGACCAGCATTTGCTGGAGCCCGCCCCGGACCTGGCCGAGCGGCGAACCGCCTTCCGTAGTGAACTGCGCAGCATTCTGCGGGATTTCGACCACGTCGCGCAGGTCGCGCGCAAACAGTTCATTGCCCGGGAGGTCGCGGCGCGACGGGCGGCGCGGTAA
- a CDS encoding cytochrome c oxidase assembly protein, whose translation MTEVRRRAVVWPLLVGVAALAGCTTAGIAALSLADALSATGLPDPGPVTTLGLPFVRAAGEIAAVLAVGSFLFAAFLVPPQDSGVLDADGYRALRLGTVAAGAWAVCAALLVPLTISDVSGQPLSAHLNPVNLWSLASLINVATAWRWTAFLAAAVMLASLPVLRWSPTPVLLAGSLVTLVPLGLTGHSSAGGSHDLATNSLLIHLVAAGLWAGGLLVLLVHAIRGGEHTDLAARRFSTLALWCFAAMALSGVVNALVRVVPADLLSTGYGRLVIAKVVALCLLGAVGWRQRRAGVVALQADSSARFTLVRLAAIEAAVFGLTFGIGVGLGRTPPPPPPILNPSIPEVAIGYDFDGPPTVARVLFDWRFDLIFGTAAIVLAGLYLAGVRRLRRRGDSWPRGRTISWLLGCAVLLFATSSGVGRYMPAMFSMHMADHMLLSMLVPVLLVLGAPVSLALRALPPSDPPGMREWLLAALHSRLSRFLTNPVIATALFVGGFYGLYLGGIFDAAAGSHVGHLLMNVHFLLSGYLFYWVVIGVDPTPRPIPPLAKVAVVFASLPLHAFFGVVLMSTRDVLGESFYRSLHLSWHADLLGDQRLGGGIAWAAGEFPLVIVMIALLVQWTRSDQRTARRLDRAAERDDDAELAAYNAMLAELARRDR comes from the coding sequence ATGACGGAAGTCCGGCGGCGTGCGGTGGTGTGGCCGCTGCTGGTCGGCGTGGCCGCGCTGGCGGGCTGCACCACCGCTGGGATCGCGGCGTTGTCGCTGGCCGACGCGCTGAGCGCCACCGGGCTGCCCGATCCGGGCCCGGTGACCACCCTTGGGCTGCCGTTCGTGCGGGCGGCCGGGGAAATCGCCGCGGTGCTGGCCGTGGGGTCGTTCCTGTTCGCCGCATTTCTGGTGCCGCCGCAGGACAGCGGAGTGCTGGACGCCGACGGCTATCGCGCACTGCGGCTGGGCACGGTCGCCGCCGGGGCGTGGGCGGTGTGCGCGGCGCTGCTGGTCCCGCTGACCATTTCCGACGTGTCGGGCCAGCCGCTGAGCGCCCACCTCAACCCGGTGAACCTCTGGTCGCTGGCCAGCCTGATCAACGTCGCCACGGCATGGCGGTGGACCGCGTTTTTGGCCGCCGCGGTGATGCTGGCCAGTCTGCCGGTGCTGCGCTGGTCGCCCACGCCGGTGCTGCTCGCCGGGTCGCTGGTCACCTTGGTGCCGCTCGGGCTGACCGGGCACTCGTCGGCCGGCGGGTCACATGACCTGGCCACCAACAGCCTGCTGATCCACCTGGTCGCCGCCGGCCTGTGGGCCGGCGGTCTGCTGGTCCTGCTGGTCCACGCGATTCGCGGCGGCGAGCACACCGACCTGGCGGCGCGGCGGTTCTCGACGCTGGCGTTGTGGTGCTTTGCCGCGATGGCGCTCAGCGGAGTCGTCAACGCCCTGGTCCGCGTTGTTCCGGCGGACCTGCTGAGCACCGGCTACGGCCGGCTGGTGATCGCCAAGGTCGTCGCACTGTGTCTGCTCGGCGCCGTCGGCTGGCGCCAGCGCCGCGCGGGAGTCGTTGCGCTGCAAGCAGATTCAAGTGCGCGCTTTACTCTGGTCAGGTTGGCGGCAATCGAGGCCGCGGTGTTCGGCCTGACTTTCGGTATCGGCGTCGGGCTGGGCCGCACCCCGCCGCCACCGCCACCGATCCTCAACCCTTCGATACCGGAGGTCGCGATCGGCTACGACTTTGACGGGCCGCCCACGGTGGCCCGGGTGCTTTTCGACTGGCGCTTCGACCTGATCTTCGGCACCGCGGCGATCGTGCTCGCCGGGCTGTATCTGGCAGGGGTGCGCCGGCTTCGCCGCCGCGGCGACAGCTGGCCGCGGGGCCGGACGATCTCGTGGCTGCTGGGCTGCGCCGTGCTGCTGTTCGCGACATCGTCGGGAGTGGGCCGCTACATGCCGGCGATGTTCAGCATGCACATGGCCGACCACATGCTGTTGTCGATGCTGGTGCCGGTGCTGCTGGTGCTGGGGGCGCCGGTCAGCCTGGCGTTGCGGGCGCTGCCCCCCAGCGATCCGCCGGGCATGCGGGAATGGCTGCTGGCCGCGCTGCACAGCCGGCTCTCCCGGTTCCTCACCAACCCGGTGATTGCCACCGCGCTGTTCGTCGGCGGGTTTTACGGGCTCTACCTGGGCGGCATCTTCGACGCCGCGGCGGGCAGCCACGTCGGCCATCTGCTGATGAACGTGCACTTTCTGCTCAGCGGCTACCTGTTCTACTGGGTGGTGATCGGCGTCGACCCCACGCCGCGGCCGATCCCGCCGCTGGCCAAGGTGGCCGTGGTGTTCGCGTCGCTGCCGTTGCACGCCTTCTTCGGGGTGGTGCTGATGAGCACCCGCGATGTACTCGGCGAGAGCTTCTACCGGTCGCTGCATCTGAGCTGGCACGCCGACCTGCTCGGCGACCAGCGACTCGGCGGTGGAATCGCTTGGGCGGCAGGTGAATTCCCGCTGGTGATCGTGATGATCGCCTTGCTGGTGCAGTGGACTCGCAGCGACCAGCGCACTGCCCGGCGGCTGGACCGCGCCGCCGAGCGCGACGACGACGCAGAGCTGGCCGCCTACAACGCGATGCTGGCCGAGCTGGCCCGCCGCGACCGCTAG
- the ssb gene encoding single-stranded DNA-binding protein, giving the protein MFETPLTVVGNIVNDLQRRQVGDQEVIKFRVASNSRRRGADGTWEPGNSLFVTVNCWGRLVTGVGASLRKGSAVIVVGHVHTSEYEDRDGIRRSTLEMRATSVGPDLSRCIAHIEKTVAVETDTATISAAEAEADDAEPEPETGLPLSA; this is encoded by the coding sequence ATGTTCGAAACCCCGCTGACCGTCGTCGGCAACATCGTGAACGATCTGCAGCGCCGCCAAGTCGGCGACCAGGAGGTGATCAAGTTCCGGGTCGCCAGCAACTCGCGCCGACGCGGCGCCGACGGCACCTGGGAGCCCGGTAACTCGCTGTTCGTCACCGTCAACTGCTGGGGCCGGCTGGTCACCGGCGTGGGCGCGTCGCTGCGGAAGGGTTCGGCCGTGATCGTGGTGGGACACGTCCACACCAGCGAATACGAGGACCGCGACGGCATCCGGCGCTCGACTCTGGAGATGCGCGCGACGTCCGTGGGTCCCGACCTGTCTCGCTGCATCGCCCACATCGAAAAGACGGTCGCAGTCGAAACGGACACCGCGACTATCTCGGCAGCCGAAGCCGAGGCCGACGACGCCGAACCCGAGCCCGAGACCGGGTTGCCGCTATCGGCCTAG
- the ettA gene encoding energy-dependent translational throttle protein EttA, whose protein sequence is MAEFIYTMKKVRKAHGDKVILDDVTLSFLPGAKIGVVGPNGAGKSSVLRIMAGLDKPNNGDAFLATGATVGILQQEPPLDETKTVRGNVEEGLGDLKVKLDRFNEVAELMATDYTDELMEEMGRLQEELDHAGAWDIDSQLEQAMDALRCPPPDEPVTHLSGGERRRVALCKLLLSKPDLLLLDEPTNHLDAESVQWLEQHLAAYQGAILAVTHDRYFLDNVAEWILELDRGRAYPYEGNYSTYLEKKAERLAVQGRKDAKLQKRLQDELAWVRSGAKARQAKSKARLQRYEEMAAEAEKTRKLDFEEIQIPPGPRLGNVVVEVDHLDKGFEGRTLIKDLSFTLPRNGIVGVIGPNGVGKTTLFKTIVGLEQPDSGTVKVGETVKISYVDQARAGIDPKKTVWEVVSDGLDHIEVGQSEIPSRAYVSAFGFKGPDQQKPAGVLSGGERNRLNLALTLKEGGNLILLDEPTNDLDVETLGSLENALEKFPGCAVVISHDRWFLDRTCTHILAWEGDADNEAKWFWFEGNFGAYEENKVERLGVEAARPHRVTHRRLTRD, encoded by the coding sequence ATGGCTGAGTTCATCTACACGATGAAGAAGGTCCGCAAGGCGCACGGCGACAAGGTCATCCTCGACGACGTCACGCTGAGCTTCCTGCCGGGAGCCAAGATCGGCGTCGTCGGCCCCAACGGGGCGGGCAAGTCGAGCGTCTTGCGGATCATGGCCGGCCTGGACAAGCCCAACAACGGCGATGCGTTCCTGGCCACCGGCGCCACCGTGGGCATCCTGCAGCAGGAGCCGCCCCTGGACGAGACCAAAACGGTCCGCGGCAACGTCGAAGAGGGGCTTGGCGACCTCAAGGTCAAACTCGACCGGTTCAACGAGGTCGCCGAGCTGATGGCCACCGACTACACCGACGAGCTGATGGAAGAGATGGGCCGGCTGCAGGAGGAGCTCGACCACGCCGGGGCCTGGGACATCGATTCGCAACTCGAGCAGGCGATGGACGCGCTGCGCTGCCCGCCGCCCGACGAGCCGGTGACGCACCTGTCCGGTGGCGAGCGGCGCCGCGTAGCGCTGTGCAAGCTGCTGCTCTCCAAACCCGACCTGTTGCTGCTCGACGAGCCGACCAACCACCTCGACGCCGAAAGCGTGCAGTGGCTCGAACAGCACTTGGCCGCCTACCAGGGCGCGATCCTGGCGGTCACCCACGACCGCTACTTCCTGGACAACGTCGCCGAATGGATCCTCGAACTCGACCGTGGCCGCGCCTACCCCTACGAGGGCAACTACTCCACGTATCTGGAGAAGAAGGCCGAGCGGCTCGCGGTGCAGGGCCGCAAAGACGCCAAGCTGCAAAAACGCCTGCAAGACGAGCTGGCCTGGGTGCGTTCGGGCGCCAAGGCCCGGCAGGCCAAGAGCAAGGCCAGGCTGCAGCGCTACGAAGAGATGGCCGCCGAGGCCGAAAAGACCCGCAAGCTCGACTTCGAGGAAATCCAGATACCGCCGGGCCCGCGGCTGGGCAACGTCGTAGTCGAGGTCGACCATCTCGACAAGGGCTTCGAGGGCCGCACGCTGATCAAGGACCTGTCGTTCACGCTGCCCCGCAACGGCATCGTCGGCGTCATCGGCCCCAACGGCGTCGGTAAGACCACGCTGTTCAAGACCATCGTCGGGCTCGAGCAACCCGACAGCGGCACGGTCAAGGTGGGCGAGACCGTCAAGATCAGCTACGTCGACCAGGCCCGGGCCGGGATCGACCCCAAGAAAACCGTGTGGGAAGTCGTCTCCGACGGGCTGGACCACATCGAGGTGGGCCAAAGCGAGATCCCTTCGCGCGCCTATGTTTCGGCGTTCGGATTCAAGGGCCCCGACCAGCAGAAGCCGGCCGGCGTGCTCTCCGGCGGCGAACGCAACCGGCTCAACCTGGCGCTGACCCTCAAGGAGGGCGGCAACCTGATCCTGCTCGACGAGCCGACCAACGACCTGGACGTCGAAACGCTGGGCTCGTTGGAGAACGCGCTGGAAAAGTTTCCCGGCTGCGCAGTGGTGATCTCCCACGACCGCTGGTTTTTGGACCGGACCTGCACCCACATCCTGGCGTGGGAGGGCGACGCCGACAACGAGGCCAAGTGGTTCTGGTTCGAGGGCAACTTCGGCGCCTACGAGGAGAACAAGGTCGAACGGCTCGGCGTCGAGGCGGCCAGGCCGCACCGAGTGACGCACCGCAGGCTCACCCGCGACTAA